The Spirosoma radiotolerans genome has a window encoding:
- a CDS encoding site-2 protease family protein: MSPRTRTYLLHGGLFLITLITTTMAGAEWMFGRLFIPIEGMKTLGWAEFVEGFNFSIPFLAILTVHEFGHYFTAKANHVRVTLPFYIPLWIGIGQSIGTLGAFIRIKDYINSRQKYFDIGIAGPLAGFALALVVLWYGFTHLPPPEFIFTIHPEYQKWGLDYGRYAYQNLPKDVAPLALGDNLLFNFFKNHVADPARVPHPYEMVHYPYLMAGYLALFFTSLNLIPIGQLDGGHILYALIGRKRFQWVSPILFTAFAFYAGLGVFKPSDFAVPTDEAFYSELGNFGLYIGFLYLAFSRISENRMTSLIITLSVVATQLVVVWVRPDIEGYSGFLAFAFVLGRFLGIYHPETELEEPLNGKRQLLGWLALVVFVLCFSPRPFVY, from the coding sequence ATGAGCCCACGTACCCGTACCTACCTCCTCCACGGAGGTCTTTTTTTAATTACCCTGATTACGACCACCATGGCGGGAGCCGAGTGGATGTTTGGACGTCTGTTCATACCAATTGAGGGAATGAAAACGCTCGGTTGGGCGGAGTTTGTGGAGGGATTTAACTTTTCGATCCCTTTTCTGGCCATTTTGACTGTTCATGAGTTTGGCCATTATTTTACGGCAAAAGCCAACCACGTGCGGGTTACATTGCCTTTCTATATTCCGTTGTGGATTGGTATTGGGCAAAGTATTGGTACGCTGGGAGCGTTCATTCGGATCAAAGACTACATCAACAGCCGTCAGAAATACTTCGATATTGGTATTGCTGGTCCACTGGCTGGTTTTGCCCTGGCGCTGGTTGTGCTCTGGTATGGGTTTACGCATTTGCCGCCCCCCGAATTTATCTTCACCATCCACCCGGAATATCAGAAATGGGGGCTCGACTATGGCCGTTATGCGTATCAGAATTTGCCGAAAGACGTTGCCCCCCTTGCTCTCGGTGATAATTTGCTCTTTAATTTCTTCAAAAACCACGTAGCCGATCCTGCCCGCGTGCCGCATCCATACGAAATGGTTCATTATCCATATCTGATGGCGGGTTACCTGGCTTTGTTCTTCACGTCATTGAACCTCATTCCCATCGGGCAGTTAGACGGTGGCCACATTTTGTATGCCCTCATTGGCCGCAAGCGGTTCCAATGGGTATCGCCTATATTATTTACCGCTTTTGCCTTTTACGCTGGGTTGGGTGTGTTTAAGCCAAGCGATTTTGCCGTTCCAACCGACGAAGCTTTTTATTCGGAGTTGGGCAATTTTGGTCTATACATTGGCTTCCTGTATCTGGCTTTTTCGCGGATCAGTGAAAACCGGATGACATCCCTGATCATTACACTCAGCGTTGTCGCTACTCAGTTGGTGGTCGTTTGGGTGCGGCCGGATATCGAAGGGTACTCTGGATTTCTAGCGTTCGCCTTCGTATTAGGACGATTCCTGGGGATTTACCACCCAGAAACTGAACTTGAGGAGCCGCTTAATGGTAAACGGCAGTTGTTGGGGTGGCTGGCGCTGGTTGTTTTTGTCCTGTGTTTTAGCCCCCGTCCGTTTGTATACTAA
- a CDS encoding HAD family hydrolase, giving the protein MPEPTLYVQVMLNTSTLKNLIFDLGDVIIPIDLTAPIRNFAMLANLPEEQVRELWMQHDIVGQYETGLIDDDAFRTHVRTLLKNRASEPGSETVSSDQWADEVIDTAWNTILLDLPIERIERIKELKSGYRLFLLSNTSPIHIRKVNSVLTGMGQPPLEELFERVFYSYEVRLAKPSPEIYQHVLSEGGLVAEETAFFDDNAANIKAAAGLGIQAEHVQPPLTIIDYLKDL; this is encoded by the coding sequence ATGCCCGAACCGACGCTATACGTGCAGGTTATGCTCAATACATCAACGCTTAAAAACCTTATTTTCGACCTCGGCGATGTGATCATCCCGATAGATCTGACCGCTCCCATTCGCAACTTTGCCATGCTGGCCAACCTGCCCGAAGAGCAGGTGCGGGAACTTTGGATGCAACACGACATCGTTGGGCAGTATGAAACCGGCCTGATCGATGATGATGCCTTTCGGACGCACGTGCGAACGCTGCTGAAAAACCGGGCCAGCGAACCGGGTTCTGAAACGGTGTCATCAGACCAATGGGCCGATGAGGTAATCGACACCGCCTGGAATACCATCCTTCTCGACTTGCCGATTGAACGCATTGAGCGGATCAAAGAATTGAAATCGGGGTATCGCCTGTTCCTGCTAAGCAACACCAGTCCGATTCATATCCGCAAGGTAAATAGCGTGTTGACGGGTATGGGGCAGCCACCGCTGGAGGAGCTTTTCGAACGGGTGTTTTACTCCTACGAGGTTCGTCTGGCAAAACCATCGCCCGAAATCTATCAGCATGTGCTGTCTGAAGGTGGACTGGTTGCCGAAGAAACCGCTTTTTTTGACGATAATGCTGCGAACATCAAGGCTGCTGCCGGGTTAGGTATTCAGGCCGAACACGTACAGCCGCCGTTGACAATAATTGACTATCTAAAAGATTTATGA
- a CDS encoding ATP-binding protein, with protein sequence MAKLTVKNVGPIKEAELEVKKHTVFIGPQGSGKSTLAKLIAILSSRKSGKFTRETFRDYNIHNYITPNSTVSFYSSRFQAIIRDGSLTYSVLDDEGKVLAQDSALPDIESKPADWPTDQGDMLEALQKISELTPDIQTSELLKNLLSRIKKLPNVWRSSGAIVEEYIPSERMLLSVLSNSLWSLVNAHVDFPATILAFASKFESVRNQIVDFHIPFLNITFEHIQGKDILIHANGRIDLNQSASGYQSIFLY encoded by the coding sequence ATGGCAAAGTTGACGGTAAAGAACGTCGGCCCGATCAAAGAGGCTGAGTTAGAGGTGAAGAAGCATACCGTATTTATCGGCCCGCAGGGTTCGGGGAAAAGTACGCTTGCGAAGTTGATTGCAATCCTATCATCAAGGAAGTCAGGTAAGTTCACTCGTGAAACATTTAGGGATTATAACATACATAATTACATTACTCCTAACTCAACAGTATCATTTTATAGTAGCCGTTTTCAAGCAATTATACGTGATGGTAGTCTAACTTATAGTGTGTTAGATGACGAAGGAAAGGTATTAGCTCAAGATTCAGCACTCCCAGATATCGAATCAAAGCCTGCCGATTGGCCAACTGATCAAGGCGACATGTTGGAAGCTTTACAAAAAATATCTGAACTTACGCCTGATATTCAAACCTCTGAATTATTGAAAAACTTACTCAGCAGAATAAAAAAACTTCCCAATGTGTGGCGCTCTTCAGGCGCGATAGTAGAAGAGTACATTCCATCTGAACGAATGTTACTTTCTGTGCTTTCAAACTCGCTATGGAGCTTAGTGAACGCACATGTAGATTTCCCTGCAACTATTCTTGCTTTTGCCAGTAAATTTGAAAGCGTTCGCAACCAGATTGTAGACTTTCATATTCCATTTCTAAATATCACTTTCGAACATATTCAAGGTAAAGACATTTTAATACACGCAAACGGCAGAATTGACCTAAATCAAAGTGCAAGCGGCTACCAATCAATATTCCTTTATTAA
- a CDS encoding acetyl-CoA carboxylase carboxyltransferase subunit alpha, whose translation MRTYLDFEKPIADLEARLEETKKLAQTSNVDVSEAVNVLEQSIDKLRREIFQNLTRWQRVQLSRHPDRPYTLDYISLMCDQFIELHGDRTVRDDPAMVGGFCELGRAGEPGQTVMIIGQQKGRNTKQRQYRNFGMPNPEGYRKALRLMKLAEKFNKPIVTLIDTPGAFPGLEAEERGQGEAIARNLKEMFMLTVPVICIVIGEGASGGALGIAIGDKVFMLENTWYSVISPENCSTILWRSWDFKEQAAEAMKLTARDMQMNKLVDEIVEEPLGGAHNDHQAMANHLKEVILNAIEQLNAIDPQERINQRIDKFCEMGVVLE comes from the coding sequence ATGAGAACATACCTTGACTTTGAAAAACCCATTGCTGACCTTGAAGCCCGGCTGGAGGAGACTAAGAAATTAGCGCAAACCAGCAACGTGGATGTCAGTGAAGCGGTTAACGTGCTGGAACAGAGCATTGATAAACTGCGACGGGAAATTTTTCAGAATCTTACCCGCTGGCAGCGCGTCCAACTATCGCGGCATCCAGATCGTCCCTATACGCTCGATTACATTTCGCTCATGTGCGATCAGTTTATCGAACTGCACGGCGACCGTACTGTTCGCGACGACCCAGCGATGGTCGGCGGCTTCTGCGAACTGGGCCGTGCCGGCGAACCGGGCCAAACCGTGATGATCATCGGTCAGCAAAAGGGGCGGAACACCAAGCAGCGCCAGTACCGGAACTTTGGTATGCCCAACCCCGAAGGCTATCGGAAAGCCCTGCGCCTAATGAAACTGGCCGAGAAGTTTAACAAGCCTATCGTTACGCTGATCGACACCCCTGGTGCGTTTCCGGGTCTGGAAGCCGAAGAGCGCGGGCAGGGAGAAGCGATTGCCCGCAACCTGAAAGAAATGTTTATGCTGACGGTGCCCGTTATTTGCATCGTGATTGGCGAAGGCGCTTCGGGTGGTGCGCTGGGTATCGCCATCGGCGATAAGGTATTTATGCTCGAAAATACCTGGTACTCTGTTATTTCGCCCGAAAACTGTTCGACCATTCTGTGGCGTAGCTGGGACTTTAAAGAACAGGCTGCCGAAGCCATGAAGCTAACGGCCCGTGATATGCAGATGAACAAACTGGTGGATGAAATTGTGGAGGAACCGCTGGGTGGTGCTCATAATGACCATCAGGCCATGGCCAACCATCTGAAAGAAGTTATTCTGAATGCCATTGAACAACTAAACGCCATCGACCCACAGGAACGAATCAATCAACGCATTGACAAATTCTGTGAAATGGGTGTTGTTCTGGAATAA
- a CDS encoding MBL fold metallo-hydrolase RNA specificity domain-containing protein gives MKLSFLGAARQVTGSMYLLELEDDYRILIDCGSDLERSGSNGQTPPAVTHPGFFPFEASSINLVLLTHAHVDHSGNLPNLYREGYEGQILCTEPTFALTNVLLKDSASLNQKRINELNASKKQRVKDRQLQMQKDLFLDKQVRETMENVVPIGFNRKFRVADGVDVTFIPAGHLLGAAHIVINVMENGERKSICFSGDIGRKNYPLLVDPATVPAVDYLVCESTYGNRLHENQMTPEDALADIIQRTCIDIPGRLIIPSFSVGRTQALLYTLNRLYTERNFPPIRVFSDSPMGFESTKIYMQHISMLNKEAREFYKENETLFDFQNFQFLESSKASKAVSNFAEPCIIISSSGMVQGGRVEYHVAENISNPYATILIIGYCAEGTLGWRLLNGQQTLSIKGTDHQVLANVEKIDVFSGHGDRNDLINFVRMQSPETLKNIFLVHGEYESMESFKATLAEEGFPQVIIPKKGESFDL, from the coding sequence ATGAAATTATCATTTTTGGGGGCGGCCCGGCAAGTAACTGGCAGTATGTATCTGCTGGAACTGGAGGATGATTACCGCATCCTGATTGACTGTGGTTCCGATCTGGAGCGCTCTGGTTCAAACGGTCAAACACCCCCCGCCGTTACTCATCCGGGATTTTTTCCGTTTGAGGCATCAAGTATAAATCTGGTTCTGCTGACCCACGCCCACGTGGATCACTCGGGTAATTTGCCCAATTTATATCGTGAAGGCTACGAAGGCCAGATACTCTGTACGGAGCCCACGTTCGCCCTGACTAATGTGCTGCTTAAAGACTCCGCATCGCTCAATCAAAAGCGCATCAACGAGCTGAACGCCAGCAAAAAACAGCGGGTGAAAGATCGGCAGCTGCAGATGCAGAAGGACTTGTTTTTAGACAAGCAGGTTCGGGAAACAATGGAGAATGTTGTCCCCATTGGCTTCAACCGCAAGTTCAGGGTTGCCGATGGCGTCGATGTGACGTTCATTCCGGCAGGCCACTTACTCGGGGCAGCGCACATTGTTATCAATGTGATGGAAAACGGCGAGCGAAAAAGTATTTGCTTTTCGGGTGATATTGGGCGGAAAAATTACCCGCTTTTAGTCGACCCGGCTACGGTGCCCGCCGTTGATTACCTGGTTTGCGAAAGTACCTACGGAAACCGCCTTCATGAGAACCAGATGACGCCCGAAGATGCCCTGGCTGATATTATTCAGCGCACCTGCATCGACATTCCGGGGCGGCTTATTATTCCGTCGTTCAGCGTTGGCCGGACACAGGCGCTGCTGTATACACTTAATCGGTTATACACGGAGCGAAATTTTCCGCCTATCCGGGTCTTTTCGGACAGCCCCATGGGGTTCGAGAGTACCAAAATTTACATGCAGCACATTAGCATGTTAAATAAGGAAGCCAGGGAGTTTTATAAGGAGAACGAAACGTTGTTCGATTTTCAGAATTTCCAGTTCCTGGAATCATCAAAGGCCAGCAAAGCGGTCTCCAATTTTGCTGAACCCTGCATTATCATCTCCTCATCGGGCATGGTGCAGGGCGGTCGGGTCGAATACCACGTGGCTGAAAACATCAGCAATCCGTATGCGACGATCTTGATCATTGGCTATTGTGCTGAAGGTACGCTCGGCTGGCGCCTACTGAATGGCCAGCAGACCCTCAGTATTAAAGGCACAGACCACCAGGTGCTGGCCAATGTTGAAAAAATTGACGTTTTCAGCGGTCATGGTGACCGCAATGACCTGATCAATTTTGTGCGGATGCAGTCGCCCGAAACGCTCAAAAATATTTTCCTTGTTCACGGCGAATACGAAAGCATGGAGTCGTTTAAGGCCACGCTGGCCGAAGAAGGTTTCCCACAGGTTATTATCCCGAAGAAGGGCGAAAGTTTTGACTTATAA
- the dacB gene encoding D-alanyl-D-alanine carboxypeptidase/D-alanyl-D-alanine endopeptidase, giving the protein MRFIPHFRAFFSLVLLACLLLFFATFPTFSQPQPSADSLAIQQLLRQVETFQASPAIRNGTVALSVRRVRDGEEFVGYNARLSLPSASTLKLITTATALAVLGPSYTYTTNLEYDGAVKDSVLTGNVYIRGTGDPSLGSWRFPAYYDLPALLKSWSDAIRAAGIRKIQGTVVGDASLYDDLTTPGTWPFGDLGNYYGASLSALNINENLFRVFFRPGKSVGAPASVLRTDPVLPYLDFRNTVTTDAANTGDQVNIYGVPFMNQQWLTGKVPLGEPANEFSVKGSLPDPAFFAAFALQNQLIQDNVPVSNSAVSEGGGLPKTVVSTGKRTLLSQHKSPLLTELVQQTNYQSINLYAEAFLRTTALALTKPVRSTEASVDALTAYWKNKGVDLNGFRIRDGSGLSTVGALTADNMTGILSLMGREKVFPQFYETIPIVGQTGTVRTLARGTAAAGNIRAKSGSIEGVRAYAGYFTASDGERMSFCVLVNKFTPGQNRAVTNALEKIFVDLVGLKGKSERVKE; this is encoded by the coding sequence ATGCGCTTTATTCCCCATTTTCGAGCCTTCTTTTCGCTTGTTTTGCTAGCCTGTCTGCTCCTCTTTTTTGCCACTTTTCCTACTTTCTCCCAACCCCAGCCATCAGCGGATTCACTGGCTATTCAGCAACTGCTCAGGCAGGTAGAAACGTTCCAGGCGAGTCCGGCCATTCGTAATGGTACCGTGGCGCTGTCCGTTCGGCGGGTACGCGACGGGGAAGAATTCGTCGGATATAATGCCCGATTGAGTCTGCCCTCAGCCTCAACATTAAAACTTATTACCACAGCGACAGCCCTGGCGGTGTTGGGCCCCAGCTATACCTACACGACAAATCTTGAGTACGATGGCGCGGTAAAAGACAGTGTGCTGACCGGTAATGTGTACATCCGGGGTACGGGCGATCCTTCGCTGGGAAGCTGGCGGTTTCCGGCTTATTATGATTTACCGGCTTTACTAAAAAGCTGGTCAGATGCGATTCGGGCTGCGGGCATTCGAAAAATTCAGGGGACGGTTGTAGGCGATGCCAGCCTGTACGACGACCTGACGACGCCCGGCACCTGGCCATTTGGCGATCTTGGTAATTACTACGGCGCCAGCCTAAGTGCACTAAATATAAATGAAAACCTGTTTCGTGTGTTTTTCAGACCTGGCAAATCCGTCGGTGCACCCGCGAGCGTGCTGCGCACAGACCCTGTACTCCCTTATCTTGACTTTCGAAACACGGTTACGACCGATGCGGCCAATACAGGCGATCAGGTCAATATTTACGGGGTCCCGTTTATGAATCAGCAGTGGCTGACGGGCAAAGTTCCGCTTGGCGAGCCGGCCAACGAGTTCAGCGTAAAAGGCTCCCTACCCGACCCTGCTTTTTTTGCCGCTTTTGCGCTTCAAAATCAACTCATCCAGGATAATGTACCGGTCAGCAACTCAGCCGTATCGGAAGGGGGCGGCTTACCCAAAACGGTTGTTTCAACCGGCAAACGAACGCTCCTTAGTCAACATAAGTCTCCGTTGCTGACGGAGTTAGTTCAGCAAACAAATTACCAGAGTATCAATCTATACGCCGAAGCGTTTCTGCGAACAACGGCACTGGCGTTGACCAAACCCGTTCGGTCGACGGAGGCTAGTGTGGACGCCCTAACGGCCTACTGGAAAAACAAAGGAGTCGATCTGAACGGATTTCGGATTCGGGATGGAAGCGGCCTTTCGACTGTGGGCGCCCTCACGGCGGATAACATGACCGGGATTCTTAGCCTTATGGGCCGCGAAAAGGTCTTCCCTCAATTTTATGAAACGATTCCAATTGTTGGGCAGACCGGAACCGTACGAACGCTGGCCCGCGGAACAGCCGCAGCAGGTAATATCCGGGCCAAGAGTGGCTCCATCGAGGGTGTTCGGGCCTATGCGGGTTACTTTACCGCTTCGGACGGCGAACGGATGAGTTTTTGTGTGTTGGTCAATAAATTCACTCCTGGCCAGAACCGCGCCGTAACGAACGCGCTGGAAAAGATTTTTGTCGATCTGGTCGGTCTGAAAGGAAAGAGTGAAAGAGTGAAAGAGTGA
- a CDS encoding response regulator: MTDQLQKPIHILLVDDDEDDRYLTREAFHQHYPASRISFAEDGEDLLDFLRYEGRYAGAAHTLPELILLDLNMPRKDGREALREIKSNDAFRHIPILVLTTSDAKDDIETSYFNGANSFITKPPTFQRLSEVTKAIGQYWFNVVTVCEHSEDE, encoded by the coding sequence ATGACCGACCAACTTCAGAAACCTATTCATATCCTGCTGGTTGACGACGACGAAGACGACCGTTACCTTACTCGGGAGGCCTTTCATCAGCATTACCCAGCAAGCCGTATTTCATTTGCTGAAGACGGCGAAGACCTGCTGGATTTCCTGCGGTATGAAGGGCGGTATGCAGGCGCAGCTCATACGCTGCCTGAGCTTATATTACTTGATTTGAACATGCCTCGCAAAGATGGCCGGGAAGCCCTGCGGGAAATTAAGTCGAACGATGCCTTTCGGCATATTCCCATTCTGGTGCTGACCACGTCAGATGCTAAAGATGATATTGAAACGTCTTATTTTAATGGTGCCAACAGCTTTATAACAAAGCCGCCTACCTTTCAGCGACTGAGCGAAGTGACGAAAGCCATTGGTCAGTACTGGTTCAATGTGGTGACTGTTTGTGAACACTCGGAGGACGAATAG
- a CDS encoding sensor histidine kinase, which translates to MQKMNVIGSLLMNRRIAMGFIVAMVLIGSGFTISFYSYIRYGDDTKQVRHTYEVIQVLNNILSLVKDVETSSRGYTITNDVTYLEPYRAALRLLPSEINKLRNLTNDNRVQIRRRFLLEKLIKDKLAITKSRLTTKLLDPKSLVINKESKHRMDLLRTHVALMVETEQTLMDVRNRQADRSFRNTLIIIAALSLLTFLTLVVLYRLLEQELAHRQQTEDQLRAYDTQLRGQIRQLEASNEELERFAFVASHDLQEPLRKIQSFANLITDRYGNLFDPDSMLFMGKISNSAERMSKLIKDLLNFSRISSHRENFEPVSLSDIVQRILDDQELRIKGLDVQLEVSSLPVIEGIASQMDHLFNNLISNALKFVRPDVQPLLRIDVQAIDGESYAGLIPGRNYFEITIEDNGIGFEEKYLDHIFKVFQRLHGKSAFEGTGIGLAICKRVVMYHHGYITARSQPNEGTTFVVVLPESQSQQQYDRPTSETYSYPAG; encoded by the coding sequence ATGCAAAAAATGAACGTAATTGGCTCATTGCTGATGAACCGTCGCATCGCGATGGGTTTTATCGTAGCTATGGTGCTGATTGGTTCAGGATTTACCATCTCGTTCTACAGCTATATCCGGTATGGCGACGATACAAAACAGGTTCGCCACACGTATGAAGTTATTCAGGTGCTTAATAATATCCTCTCGTTGGTCAAGGATGTCGAAACCAGTTCAAGAGGGTATACCATTACAAATGACGTCACCTACCTGGAGCCCTATCGAGCCGCGCTTCGGTTGTTACCCTCAGAAATTAACAAATTACGAAACCTGACCAACGATAATCGCGTTCAAATCCGACGTCGGTTCCTGCTGGAGAAGCTCATTAAGGACAAGCTGGCTATTACAAAGTCGCGATTAACGACTAAACTTCTTGACCCCAAAAGTTTAGTAATTAATAAGGAAAGCAAACACCGAATGGATTTGTTGAGAACCCATGTGGCGTTGATGGTCGAAACGGAGCAGACATTAATGGATGTACGAAACCGGCAGGCTGATCGATCGTTTCGAAACACGCTCATTATTATTGCCGCGTTATCGCTGCTAACCTTCCTTACCTTAGTCGTTCTATATCGGTTGCTGGAGCAGGAGTTGGCCCATCGGCAGCAGACCGAAGATCAGTTGCGCGCATATGATACGCAGTTGAGAGGCCAGATTCGACAACTGGAAGCATCGAACGAAGAACTGGAGCGATTTGCGTTTGTGGCAAGCCACGATTTGCAGGAGCCGTTGCGTAAAATTCAGTCATTCGCGAATCTAATTACGGACCGATACGGTAACTTGTTCGATCCCGACAGTATGCTGTTCATGGGTAAAATATCGAACTCGGCCGAGCGCATGTCCAAACTTATAAAAGACCTGTTGAATTTTTCCCGCATTTCCAGTCACCGGGAGAATTTTGAACCGGTTTCATTGAGTGACATCGTGCAGCGAATTCTGGATGACCAGGAATTACGCATCAAGGGGTTGGATGTTCAGCTTGAGGTAAGCAGTTTACCCGTCATTGAAGGCATTGCCAGCCAAATGGATCATTTGTTCAATAACTTGATCTCCAATGCTTTAAAATTCGTTCGTCCTGATGTTCAACCGCTCCTTCGTATTGATGTTCAGGCAATCGATGGGGAGTCTTATGCCGGGTTAATACCCGGCCGAAACTATTTTGAAATTACGATCGAGGATAATGGAATTGGGTTTGAGGAGAAATATCTTGACCACATCTTTAAAGTTTTTCAACGATTACATGGCAAAAGCGCTTTTGAAGGAACCGGTATTGGACTGGCCATCTGCAAGCGCGTTGTCATGTATCATCACGGTTACATTACAGCCCGCAGCCAACCAAATGAGGGCACCACGTTTGTAGTCGTTTTACCAGAAAGCCAATCACAACAACAGTATGACCGACCAACTTCAGAAACCTATTCATATCCTGCTGGTTGA
- the hslV gene encoding ATP-dependent protease subunit HslV, which produces MQPKIHATTVVGIRHNGQVSLGADGQATMGNTVAKSNVRKVRILMGGKVLAGFAGSTADAFTLIERFEEKLNAYGGNLKRAAIELAKDWRTDRYLRKLEAMLIVASKDDLLLVSGTGDVIEPDADVAAIGSGGMYAQSAALALKKHASGLSAEEMVRESLHIAADVCIYTNHNLVVETL; this is translated from the coding sequence ATGCAACCCAAAATTCATGCAACTACAGTAGTCGGGATTCGGCACAATGGCCAGGTATCACTTGGCGCCGATGGGCAGGCTACGATGGGCAATACCGTTGCCAAGAGTAATGTGCGTAAAGTGCGCATACTGATGGGCGGAAAAGTACTGGCTGGTTTTGCCGGGTCTACCGCCGACGCATTTACGCTGATTGAACGTTTCGAGGAAAAACTCAATGCCTACGGGGGAAACCTTAAACGGGCCGCTATTGAATTAGCCAAAGACTGGCGGACAGACCGCTATCTTCGTAAGCTGGAAGCCATGTTAATTGTAGCCTCCAAAGACGATCTGTTGTTGGTGTCGGGCACGGGTGATGTCATTGAGCCTGATGCCGATGTAGCGGCTATCGGCTCCGGCGGGATGTATGCTCAGTCAGCAGCTTTAGCTCTGAAAAAACATGCATCGGGCCTGTCGGCCGAAGAAATGGTTCGTGAGAGCCTGCACATTGCCGCCGATGTATGCATATATACGAACCATAATTTGGTCGTTGAAACGTTATAG
- a CDS encoding Lrp/AsnC ligand binding domain-containing protein encodes MTEKNLEIDNTDLKILSLLMQDANMAYTEIGKRIFVSGGTVHVRMNKLKQMGIVRGSQLVIDHAKLGWDISAFLGIYLDKSSLYEEVSQQLEKIPEVVNIHYTTGIYSIFAKIVCRDTQHLREVLHDKIQKVSGIQRTETFISLEESVNRPIPFAEG; translated from the coding sequence ATGACGGAGAAAAATTTAGAAATTGATAATACGGATCTGAAAATACTGAGTCTATTGATGCAAGACGCCAATATGGCCTATACCGAAATAGGTAAACGTATTTTTGTCTCTGGCGGTACTGTTCACGTCCGGATGAACAAATTGAAGCAGATGGGTATTGTGCGTGGGTCGCAACTGGTTATCGATCATGCAAAGCTTGGCTGGGACATCAGCGCTTTTCTGGGTATTTACCTGGATAAGAGTTCGTTGTATGAAGAGGTCTCCCAGCAACTCGAAAAAATTCCCGAAGTGGTTAATATTCATTATACGACCGGTATCTATAGCATCTTTGCCAAGATTGTTTGCCGGGATACCCAACACCTGCGCGAAGTACTGCACGATAAAATTCAGAAAGTGAGTGGTATTCAGCGAACCGAAACGTTTATCTCGCTCGAAGAAAGCGTAAACCGGCCAATTCCTTTTGCGGAAGGGTAG